CCACTTTGTGCTACAGTCACACTAATGTCTTGTTTATTTGCGTTGATCAAGGATGGAGTTAGtcctaaagcaggggtgtcaaacatgcggacatgatgactttgcaaagtgtattaataagttgttttgatcatgaaagactgctgcaggaatgagtcctaaaacctggAAATCAAATTACATTTGTGCACTTCCGGTTCGCTCGTCTCGAAGTgtttagatgcctgaaataaggtccgTGGTCTGTTggtaacacaagcttaagagattttaacattttgttcataAAATATGTCATCTCTTACAAAAGGCGGTCCCTAACAAGTGGCTAAGTGAGACTAGTAGACGTCATCACGCCCGACACTAGTCCGCCTTAAGCTTAGTAGTGGCTTAGAAAGTTGTGTTcgtttgtgaagattatcttgtAGAACAAAATGTGTAATGATCAAAAACTTTCGTTTGCTGCAGAGCTTatttacaacatttatttctgtgtcGGCCTCCAAAAACATCCTAGCGGCACTCTATTAGAGCACACAAAAGCAACAGCCTGGCTTCttatcctcacacacaccttcacacacacacaccacgggGAGCATTGTGTTACTTTCCTGTCTTTGTCAAAGTGCAGagacatgaaatgaaaacaaatattcattcaCAAAAGCTGTTTTGTCAACCACACTGGATGTGTGTACCAAGCTCTGGCCTGTTTAAGCATGTCCCAACAACAAATAGCTTACTTTGCTACTATTTTTGTCTCAAAACACAATACTCAAGTTGTTTTCTACAGTGTTTACACTCAGAAAAACATACCGTTGATTGGGTGGTCAGAGGGATTGGCACATACCAGGAAGAGCTTAGCATTAGAGCTACAAAGGATATTGTGCACGCAGAGTAGCAGACCTTTATTGAGTCTGCACAGACTCACATATAGTACATTTCTAAGCAGACGGGAtctgacacaaaacatttattttattttaataacatcTCAAACAAGGCCAGGTTGGTTTCCTTTAATATATGCATCGCTCTTATAGGATGATGGGTAGACTTGAAGAAACAAGCCTAtatgctgagagttagatgtgAAGAATAATACCACTGTTTGTTCTGGTGgtcaatatgaagctacagccattagcctgttagcttagcttaacacgACTGGAAACAGCAGCCAGACTGCTCCCAAAATAGggtgcaacaaaataaatatgacaaaactactacaactaaagtataaacaggttaacatgtATAGATgggaaatactgccccctatttctttgtagcaggtggctcggaattacgcattgaacctttaaatagCAACCACAGCTGTTGTGCTGCGCAAATGGATCACAAAACTCAAAGAATCGTCAGTTTGTTAGAGAGGTGCGTCCTCGTGTATTGTGATGACGATGTGTGTTAATCATCTGAGCATCTGCTTCACTTACAAACATGCTTCAATGCATTATGGGGCGATTAAACAGCCTACATTAGATCAGAGAGGATCTGTCAAACAAGCGTGACTCAGATTTTCCAAGGGCAACTTCAGTGAAAATATTGCAGTCTAACTGCAACCATCTGGGTGTGTTTACGTGTGCGTGCACGCAAGTGTGATGCGGCAGTCATCATCTGTGTGCATGCTGAGTATGCTCTCACTGTAAAGTGCATTTGAGACTTCCAGGCTCTTTATATGTCTGTGCAAACAAAGATTAGTGAAGATATATTATATTCCGTCTCCTGGACGTCACAGAGTGCCAGTGTTTTCATCCGAACAGAACGAGAGGTCAGACAGGATTTCCTTCACCGGTAGCACTTTGGCTTCACAAATATAGAcctgaaaataaacatgttattgGAGAGAGGGCCACAGGAAAAGCCTGACAAAGCGTCTGTGACGTATAGCAGCTGAAAATAAATCGTACTTTTCCATCACACGCCAGAGACGTCCTGAAGAATGGCATTTTGTTCGGTTTTAGTTTACGATTCAGAAATGGCAACGTGAAAAGCAAGTAGGCCTACACACATTTGGCTTTAATGAATTGGTGGCTATTAAACGGTAATATCTTGGAAATTTGTCCTGATTGAGTTTCTTCTTTGAGCACAGTTAGCCAAAAACAATCTGCAATAACctgcaattacattttattatcagtttatcatcagAGCTCTTGGTAAATGATTGTGTTCGAAGGTATAAAGGTGTATTTCACTCAGCACTGAATAGGCCTAAATAAATACCCGATGACAGATGATGGTGAAGTATTTGCTGCACTTTGATTCCTGTCTTTCCTTTAATGGGAAATGTGTATGTGGACCACAGCATGCTACCTGTCATTGTCTTAACTTTCCTCCATCTTCTtaacttcttcttcatcttcttcttaagaTCAGACACTCTGCTGTGGGCTTAATGTCTCTggatttgttattgttatattagagatttaatataaatatattacatatagatATTGAATTGATGATTTTGACTTAGAGCTAGTAGCTGATTTTAACTGAACATGGCTGTGCTGCCATCTAGTGAGGAAAAAGGCAACATGAAATGACCTGCCAAAAACTGAGTTTCAGCGTTAATCATTGGGTTCAATATAACGAAGACAAGTGAACAGTTTGATAGAATTATGGAAAAGCttaaagtttgttttgctgtctcTGGATGTTTGTAGTCACATTGAGCTCCAGCTCACACCCTACTATCAGAGACTGCAGCTGTGAGCTCCAGCTCACACCCTACTATCAGAGACTGCAGCTGTTTTATATGCAGAATACATATGAAGTAAACAAACACTATCTCTGCTATATCATCTGTATAAACATGTGATTCCATCCCACTCCTTCTGACGACCGCTCTATCTCTCTAGCTCTCTACCTCTAAACCTCATGAGCCACCCCACGGTCAATAAataagttttgttttgtgtttgtacttcctgttttactaGTGCAGCTTTCtgaatttcacacacacactttggggTTCAGTAACTTGCCCaaagacactttgacatgctgactgcaggggctggggatcaaaccaccGACCTTCTGACGACCGCTCTATCTCTCTAGCTCTCTAGCACTCTACCTCTAAACCTCATGAGCCACCCCACGGTCAATAAATAAGATATTATAAAAAGCAAAGAACAAGTTTATGTTTAATATGATGATATGTCAAAGACCGTGCACATGATAGATAAGTGCAGTTCTACAGCCTGTGTTTGCATTTAGCAAGTCTTGGAATACTTAATTATCTTAATtgtctgtaaactgtaaatTAATCACTTCTTTAGATGAAAATCAAGACAATTTATGAAGCGGAGTTTAAGTCACAGTAAAATTTATTGTTAATAACATGATCAATACATCAACTTCTGCATGCTTCATTCAATCAGTTAACACACATTTGGCTTAATAATTTTTGCCATGAATGTATTAATATCTTCATTGTTACACATCACAAGGAGCTAATTGTACTGATTAATATCAAAAGAGATCTATCTGGTCACTCTATAATTAAGGACCAAAACATTTGCACTTATCAATATTTAACATTCAATCATTTCCCTTTTTAGGATTAGACTCCCCCTGGGGTGTAGAAATTATTATCCCAATTAAATCCCTTAGTTTTCAGCAAATTCTTGAGATCTTTCTCGACTGCTTCCTTAGCCCTCATCCAGTTCTCAGGTGTGCACGTCGTTGATGTTGGTCGTGCTTCCTCTCTTACTTCTTGAACTTTTTTAAACAAGTTGCTCACACTTTCAGCTTCAGCACAGTTGCCATAGCCCCACTCCTTTGTATCATGTGTTGTCAAACCAAACAAATTCCCACATGATCTGCAAGGAGGCATAATGCTTCCTCCCCTGAGGAGGCTAAACGCCTGGCACCTGACTGTCTCTGGAAGTGTGATGGTTCCATCAAAATATGTCTTCTTGACCTTCGCTGGATGGTAGGTGATCACTGCACCAGCTACATATTCGTCCCAGCTGCTAAAACAGGACGCAGCAATCATGATCTTTCTAGGAACACCGTCAGAAGTGGACATGGAGACCCCGTAGTACCTGATATCGGTGCTCTGAGAGACACAGATGGTGGAGGAGACCAGAGGCTTTGATTTACGTCCCCGCTTCATTTCAGAGATGAAGTTTTGAagcttctcttttattttttgttcattCTCTTGTCCAATCAGGTCAACAATCTGCAAGTATTCATAAATATTATCAAGCTGCTGTTATTCCCACAAATCATTCACTGAGTCAGTTTATGAAGTAACAAAACTATATTCGACTCTACACAGATGAATTGTGTTATCTATCGACAAACTAGGATCTTACCATGTCCAGCACACATGAGAATGGACTCCGCTTCGGCACTTGAGAGGAATAGAGATCAAAAGGCCGAGGGAAGGTTTCCCTCAATCCATTAAAGATTTCTTCATCAGGCATGAATGTTTTGTGGGGAAAATGTTGGATCGTTTAACTTTCCCAAAAAGAAGATGCTGTGAAGAATCTGTAAAGTCgaaaacacattaaacagatatgattttatatgtaaaacaatttaaatgaaCCATAACAGCCATGAATTATGTCCAAATACAGAACTTAAAGTCAACAGTCTCCATCAGACTTACCTCATCCACTAACAGTGTAGTATGTgttgaagggttagggttattcaGCTCCAGCATTTTGTTGATAATAAAGGAAGCGTTCCAATTGAAATATGTAGCCTCCAATTCAttgtttctaaaataataaacataaattatctttagaaaataaaaagcagaatgcAGTTATAACGTGTAGTTCAGTAAATCATTACTCACCTCCGTTCAGCCTCCTGAtgcaacaggaaataaaacataacacacaACAGTTACACATTTCACTGACAACTGAAATTAAAGtaacaatatataatttaatcaTAACAACATTAAATCCTGGCAAAGGAGATGAACCATAACAGCCATGAATTATGTCCAAATACAGAACTTAAAGTCAACAGTCTCCATCAGACTTACCTCATCCACTAACTTTGGAGCTTTTGTTGAAAGAGGGTCATCCAGCGCCACCATTTCGGTGCTAATAAAGGAAGCGTTCAAATTGAAATACTTAGCCTCCAATTCATTTAgtctaaaataataaacataaattgtctttagaaaataaaaagcagaatgcAGTTATAACGTGTAGTTCAGTAAATCATTAGACTCACCTCTTCCGTTTAGCAGCCTGAtgcaacaggaaataaaacataacacacaACAGTTACACATTTCACTGACAACAGAAATTAAAGtaacaatatataatttaatcaTAACAACATTAAATCCTGGTAAAGGAGAACACATGAAAGCAGCTACTCACCATTGTAAGTTGTGAGtaaatgaaacagaaagaaggaaATGAAGCCCTGCCCCCTGATTCAACCTGCCACTCCTGTTACAACACGAAACAGTGATGGAATGTAACAGACTTGACTTTACACAATTCACTGACAACAGAAATTAAAGTGTAGAATTTATTGCTCGACGCTCCTTTTAATTGTTCAAGATGGCAACTGaattaagtttaaaaacaacttcctcatTACTTGTGGTTTTTCCCGCTCATCTCTACCCTCCCTCGTAAAAATAATTTGAAGCAGATGTAGAAAAAGTGATCATAACCATTCTTTTAAAGTTTCaataccacagaagaagaatattCATCACTTTTTGAGTCTTTTTGAAACACGCTTCTGTTAACTGTTACATATAAGTGGTTAGTAAATCGGATTGAGATCTGGTGACTGTGAAGGCCACAGCGTAGCATCATTTTCATAAACATGTGACCCTTTATTTCACGCTGTTGTAGTAGTTTTTCACTAGTAAATGTTTTGTATCTAACAtgatagaaatgtgtaatgttcaacATAATCAACTTGGTTGTGAAAGCACAGCATCTGTTGGCACAGCCGGCAGGAGGTCAGGATAACAGCGATGAGCTTATAAGAGTGAGAAGAAGGTCTCCCCATTTTAACCCATAAAAGCAACAGATTTAGGAGACCCTTAGCATATCGAGGAGGAGATAAGGAGTGACATGCGCCTGTaaatgaagaggatgaagattTATTAGAACTGGACGATGAGAAATGGACGACCTTTTAGCCTCATCCTCGTTGTAGTAAGTGAACTACGGGATAAAGAGGGGGGCCAGATCATTACTTTGGCAGAACTCAGAGTTTCAACTTGTACTTGTGttttagattttctttaaatctgttATACCTTGTAAGACAACCAGAACGACGATAGCGTATTAGAATTAAAGTGTTCAAGGAAGAGTCCATAACAAAACcattgatttaataataaagGACAGATTTGACCTCTGGTTAAGAACACCAACCAGGCTTAAGTGATGTAGATGCATCCCTTTCAAAATCTACCCATCTTTCTTACATCCTCTTTTTTTAAGACTTTACTCCATAATAAAGCCCTTTATTAGAGCATGTAAGGCCCACCGCATTTCCAAATTGCAGGTACAAAAATATACCTGTAcctatacctatatatatatattatcaaaaCTTGACTCGGCACCAAAACGTAACATTTGATCCTGAAAACCTCATTTAGGATTCTCAAGCAGATCAAGAGGGTTCTGCATGTCACAGGTACACATGTTGTAATAACTAGTATTCTACACCTGCACCAACCAATGTTGTTTTCCACATGTGGGCAGAAAAGGGACGGAGGAGGGGACTTCTTCACGTCTTCTGCTCTTCATAAGTTCTGGGAGGAGATATTTCTGGTACAGTGTAATATTTGGCTCTCATGTTCGGTATTGGTTGTGGCCAAGAGGCTTATTTTGAAGGAATGGAAATCTTCCTTCCCTACTTGTTTTTGCTTAATATGATTTCCTGTCTATACATGGAAGACACAAGTAACTCAAGAAATTCACAAGAAACTTTTTTATTGACAAtatattgaaaatgtatatgaaaatcacaatataaatcatatatgtatatacacacacacagtaataataataagtggcAGTGGCGTCAGCTGGGGACTCCTGGAGAggggacaggaagagagagagagagagagattaatatAATGCCCGGATATATCGATGCAGCATATGATGGGATGTCTCGAAACATCACAAAGAGCTTGAACTGGTTCTGTGACGCCACAGAAGACTACTCAATTATCAATTAATGAGGGAGTGATTATTCAACATGACAAACACTTGAAATAGATCTTAATCTTTACCCTGCAGCCAATAGAAAGTTACAAACCTAAGCTGTTTCTGCAGGATCTGAGATTCTCAAGGAATCTGGACTTTCCTGACTTCACCGACTCATAAAGCTCATCCTCCAGGCTCTTCTTCATTTGTGCCCATTCCTCCTTGGtctacacacaaaacacaatataacaaaaaaaatcagTGATCAATGTTCAGGGTCAACAAAGCGCTGCTTGTTCCCAGCAACTTAACTGCGACTTCTCACCATGTGTTTTAAGGCATCTCCTTTGTAGTATGTCTTGGATGCTGGATACTTTATTCCACTGTCCTCTAGCTGCTTCAGGCTTGAAGCCACATAATGCAGCTGCTCTCCATCGAAGGCATACAGCTTTTGGTTCTTACGGGTCATCAGAACGAGCTGGTCCCACTCGCACGAGGTCCCCTCCACTACACCGATAACCTGCATGCTCACTTTCTTTTGAAGGTATAACGTGTTCCACGCCTTCACCTCGTCGAACTCGTCAATGTAGATGGTGTCATCCAGGCCTCCTATCGTCCACGTCCATCTGGCCCCAGTTGGATTCCTTAAGTAGAAAGTCTTGGTTCTTTTCTTGGACACCATGCCTGAAGTCCATGTTAGGTAAtctgaaaagacaaaaagacatttcatgGATAATGTGTGAGGTAAAGAAGTGTCTAGtctactctatatatatatatatatatatatattaaactgcTGCACAACAATTTCTCTTTAGTTCTTGGTTTCTTaccttgtttgttgttgtattgtgGGAAACCAGGTTGATCCGACACCTGAGCTGCTGAGCTGAAGGatagaaaacatttgtttgcaaaACATTAAAGGCTGCAAGTCAATCAGTGTGCTCCAgtaactttttctttctcctatCTTTGAAAGTGTGCCGTCCGGAAGCCGAGACACCTGACTCAGCTACATACGGCTGGAGGACGTGCGGAAACCCCGTTTCAACTAAAAATAACTTCCGTTTGTGTGTTAGACAGCCATGAGCTCAATAGCCATCTCTCCTGAACTCTGTACTTCAGTACCGATGTTCCTGAACCATcagtgtggcagtggggtgtggttagggcgccggctgctggggatagacaggagtgtcccagctggaggccagacagctgaacggaatcaggtaatcagtcacataataaatgcatggtgatggcctggttctgttctcttgcagtaggctgggttcgagactagacggagacgcttctgcagccactgagcagagcagcctggagagcagcggacagcagagcgaccgacatgagagcgacctgtgtcagctgtgcctgtgtatAAAAtctacctgtgtgagaataaagcgtgtgtgtgacactaccactcctctctgtcataactatccctgactgtggacaagagggtccacaactggcgcctgaacagggacatgacagaggaggtagCTGCGCAGAGCCCGCTAGGGCTGATCCTCCAGCGTCTGGCGGCCATGCACGAGGGCACCGCGGCcctccagcaacagcagagccagacgctCGTAGACCTGGCGGCGTACCAAAAGGCGGACCGagacctcctgcagggaatACTCCGGTCATCGGCTGCCCCGGAGGTTGAGTCGGGAGGCGGGCCAGCCCAGCTCCCGCAGGTCGCAATGCAGAAGATGACGGCGGAGGACGACCCcgaggccttcctggacatcTTCGTGGGCACGGCAGAGGTGTGCGGGTGGCCGCAGGCGGAGTGGGGGATATGTCTGCTCCCCTGCTGTCCGGGGAAGCCCAGCGGGCCGCCCATACCCTGCCTGCGACCTCCAGATACGACTACAACCAGCTCCGGAGGGCgatcctggaccggttgggcagcacaccagagggaCATCGCCGCCGGCTCCGGAGCCTGCCCTTCGAGGACGCTGGCCGACCCTTGGCTCCAGCCGGGAGTCAACTCCGTGGAGGACATCGTCGTGCAGGTGGCCCTTGAGCAGTTCATCGCCGGACTCCCCCTCTCCTcggcgaactgggtccagtgccaCCGTCCGGCCAGCCTTGAAGCCGACGTCAGACTCGCggaggaccacctctccctggcccggcggagcctgggggccgaagcccgggccatctctcctccacagctccggcCCGTTCCAGCCCCGAGGAGGTTCCGGCCTGCCGTGGGGGCCGCTGGCCCTGGCGCTGCGCCATCCTCCGGGGGTCCTGCCTCCACCCCTGGGACAGCTGGACCCCAGTCGCTCCCTAACCCccagtttcctttgttttcccctccacAGGACCCAGCCTACGCGTCTGGTCGCCCGGCACCGCAGAGGGCTCCTCAAATGTCAGGGCTGGGGTGCGGCAAGCTCGGCCACACCCGGCGGGACTGTCCAGTCATGGAGGTGGGGCAGCTGGTCCGGATGGTGGCAccgccagactcctcccccggtccggaagggatgtaccggtatgtatacaGGGGGTATTCACCAAGCTCTGTGGGACTCGGGATGTACGCAGACCATGGTCCACCAGCACTTGGTTCGGCCCGGGGCATTGCTGGAGGCGtcgtgggtgaaggtgaggtgtgtgcatggggatattcacgagtacccggtggtgaccctggtaatttcatttaaggggaaaaagcatagagttaaggctggagttagtactcgcCTCACGCACCCCCTGATACTGGGAACGAATTGGCCGGGGTTTGACAAGATAGCGGGGAAGATGGGGGGGTGCGTTCACGGGCggtagggaaatgtgagttgtgtgcggtgctctcccttttgttttgcagaccgacGCCTCGAACAGCGGAGTGGGAGCAgttctgtcccaggaggtggagggggtcgaccgccccgtactgtacattagccggaagctggctcagcgggaggggaactacagtacggtggagaAAGAATGCCCCGCCATACGGTTGGCGGTCGACGCCCTGCGTTATTACCTCCTGGggcgctctttcactctctggtcggaccatgccccgctccagtggctccaccgcatgaaggatgccaacgcccggatcacccgttggtatctggcacctgtgtcagctgtgcctgtgtatAAAAtctacctgtgtgagaataaagcgtgtgtgtgacactaccactcctctctgtcataactatccctgactgtggacaagagggtccacaaTCAGTTATCTTCACATCTCTGATTCAGGTCTTCATTTGCGCCGTCCTTGTTCATCACTGTTCTTACATCATATGTTGT
This region of Cottoperca gobio chromosome 11, fCotGob3.1, whole genome shotgun sequence genomic DNA includes:
- the LOC115015488 gene encoding uncharacterized protein LOC115015488 isoform X4; amino-acid sequence: MEAERRVETVVRDAEPFRTNAFLIIDQMLELFDPGRDLHTLLVDEAAKRKRLNELEAKYFNLNASFISTEMVALDDPLSTKAPKLVDEEAERRNNELEATYFNWNASFIINKMLELNNPNPSTHTTLLVDEILHSIFFLGKLNDPTFSPQNIHA
- the LOC115015488 gene encoding uncharacterized protein LOC115015488 isoform X5, whose protein sequence is MFYFLLHQEAERRVETVVRDAEPFRTNAFLIIDQMLELFDPGRDLHTLLVDEAAKRKSTEMVALDDPLSTKAPKLVDEEAERRNNELEATYFNWNASFIINKMLELNNPNPSTHTTLLVDEILHSIFFLGKLNDPTFSPQNIHA
- the LOC115015487 gene encoding uncharacterized protein LOC115015487 isoform X2 — its product is MASIGQRASVNMNVAEAQIPTKRARMDQDPVSKKTNSAAQVSDQPGFPQYNNKQDYLTWTSGMVSKKRTKTFYLRNPTGARWTWTIGGLDDTIYIDEFDEVKAWNTLYLQKKVSMQVIGVVEGTSCEWDQLVLMTRKNQKLYAFDGEQLHYVASSLKQLEDSGIKYPASKTYYKGDALKHMTKEEWAQMKKSLEDELYESVKSGKSRFLENLRSCRNSLGVPS
- the LOC115015487 gene encoding uncharacterized protein LOC115015487 isoform X1; amino-acid sequence: MARASAPRLRRARERWSSASLTSASRLAGRWHWTQFAEERGSPAMNCSRATCTTMSSTELTPGWSQGSASVLEGQAPEPAAMSLWCAAQPVQDRPPELVVVVSGGRRQGMGGPLGFPGQQGSRHIPHSACGHPHTSAVPTKMSRKASGSSSAVIFCIATCGSWAGPPPDSTSGAADDRSIPCRRSRSAFCSAAQVSDQPGFPQYNNKQDYLTWTSGMVSKKRTKTFYLRNPTGARWTWTIGGLDDTIYIDEFDEVKAWNTLYLQKKVSMQVIGVVEGTSCEWDQLVLMTRKNQKLYAFDGEQLHYVASSLKQLEDSGIKYPASKTYYKGDALKHMTKEEWAQMKKSLEDELYESVKSGKSRFLENLRSCRNSLGVPS